The Aphis gossypii isolate Hap1 chromosome 3, ASM2018417v2, whole genome shotgun sequence genome includes a region encoding these proteins:
- the LOC114124155 gene encoding elongation of very long chain fatty acids protein 4-like — translation MTSVNLKNFINETQHQFLNLLNQELKFDKKVDSWMLMSTPWPVLSILIAYLLFVLKLGPKMMENREPFKIKRIMMVYNIVQTIYNIFIVSEVFITPGIYTYLMFNICNPDESESNSLVINTFYTQSWHFVLSKIFDLLDTVFFVLRKKQSHVSFLHVYHHVNMVVTTWTFLRFIKGQQGALCGLLNALIHSIMYSYYFLSALGPQMQKYLWWKKYLTRLQIIQFILGLVYGISLFIYDCKFPRLFTIYMIFDVLLFLYLFLIFYKKTYKEKNT, via the exons atgactagtgtaaatttgaaaaatttcattaatgaAACGCAgcatcaatttttaaacttattaaatcaAGAATTGAAATTCG ataaaaaagtCGATTCGTGGATGCTTATGAGTACACCATGGCCAGTTTTATCAATTCTAATAgcttatttgttatttgtgcTAAAATTAGGCCCAAAGATGATGGAAAATCGTgaaccatttaaaataaaacgtattatgatggtttataatattgtacaaaccatttataacattttcattgtATCAGAg gtATTTATTACACCAggaatatacacatatttaatgttcaaTATATGTAATCCAGATGAAAGTGAAAGTAATAGTCTTGTTATAAATAcg ttctATACACAGTCGTGGCATTtcgttttatcaaaaatatttgatcttTTAGATACT gtattttttgtGTTGAGGAAAAAGCAATCTcatgtttcatttttacacGTTTATCATCATGTAAATATGGTCGTCACTACTTGgacatttttaagatttattaaag GTCAACAAGGAGCTCTTTGTGGTCTTCTTAACGCACTCATACATTCAATAATGTACAGCTATTATTTCCTATCTGCTCTTGGTCCGcaaatgcaaaaatatttatggtggaaaaaatacttaacccgtttacaaatt ATTCAATTCATATTAGGTCTTGTCTACGGTATAAGCCTCTTTATTTACGATTGTAAATTTCCGAGACTGTTCACTATTTACATGATATTCGacgtacttttatttttgtatttgtttttaatattttacaaaaaaacgtACAAAGAGAAAAATACCTAA
- the LOC114124150 gene encoding elongation of very long chain fatty acids protein 4-like isoform X1, whose product MNETHTSLLQQLYSEIKSDSTVDSWLFVSSPRSICIILTLYLTFVLKLGPKFMEKRKPMNIKYIILFYNLMQIIFNSYILTYQFIRPEVASYLWSHLCHPDSTKSTIAHEIHTASWYFALSKIIDLLDTVFFVLKKKQSQISFLHVYHHVNMVITCFAQIRFIKSENAAIGTIINSFVHVVMYSYYFLTALGPSVQKHLWWKKYLTRIQIIQFIIGILYCIGLIVFNCTHSKLFILYILVDVFIFLYLFLKFYKKTYKSKGKSQ is encoded by the exons ATGAATGAAACACATACTAGTCTTTTACAACAATTATACAGTGAGATAAAGTCAG ACAGTACGGTAGACTCGTGGTTATTTGTTAGTTCACCAAGGTcaatatgcattattttaacactGTACTTGACATTTGTGCTCAAGCTTGGTCCAAAATTCATGGAAAAGCGAAAACCAATGAACATCAAGTATATAATCCTATTCTACAACTTAATgcagattatatttaatagttacatTTTGACTTAC caATTTATTAGACCAGAAGTTGCTAGTTATTTATGGAGCCATTTATGTCATCCAGATTCTACTAAAAGCACTATTGCACATGAG ataCATACTGCTTCGTGGTACTTCgcattatcaaaaattatagatttattagaTACG gtgttttttgtattaaaaaaaaaacaatcgcaaatttcatttttacatgtTTATCATCATGTTAACATGGTAATAACTTGTTTTGCCCAAATCAGATTCATCAAAA GTGAAAATGCTGCAATCGGAACCATCATTAATTCATTTGTTCACGTAGTCATGTAcagttactattttttaacagCACTTGGGCCAAGCGTGCAAAAACATTTATGGTGGAAAAAATACCTAACCCGTATACAAATT ATccaatttataataggtatactttaCTGTATCGGCCTCATTGTGTTTAATTGCACTCAttccaaattatttattctgtaCATATTGGTCGACGTAttcatatttctttatttgtttttaaaattctataaaaaaacatataaatcgaAAGGCAAGAGTCAGTAA
- the LOC114124162 gene encoding ankyrin repeat, SAM and basic leucine zipper domain-containing protein 1-like isoform X1 codes for MFTAFGCTDTTFILNFYYQCMCPVVNINIKKSERICRKQKPKTVPISIKMKLKENIVPAGWESDEYDEFGDIIQYPSYHVKPEEEDFQLTLKNACATNNVSEITRALNSETVNTNSYLNDGWTPLMHAAFNGSLDAVRYLLENGADPLIMYDCHNVIMCVCNCSRFTNELDLLNCLKLLANFSSIDINSKDRLGSTALMYACSNGWLKLVEFLVDHGADIELKDHQAGETALFYAVRSNHVNIVEFLLSKGADREATDNKCQTVYRIAENKNMVDILNLLNINYKNAQLEVYYLGEEHPYWDEVMTELENGFSKDIKSFLEVLSMDIYADSLISNNVTFKKLLTGNNDQFINMGITLSPHRKLLAIALKCFHTWNWSNYSLDVKKKDMDAEKIAQTLGIVVRQLHILDASIKYLGIHSYGLDQQKGQEAINHLKKIRVLEDKIFTLLDQEERIGQVDYTGRKKRNRNMKMKTDKLFASVAVILVLFRIF; via the exons atgttTACTGCTTTTGGTTGTACTgatacaacatttattttaaatttttattatcaatgtatGTGTCCAGTggttaacataaatattaagaaatctGAACGAATATGTAGAAAACAAAAACCCAAAACag ttcCAATAAGcatcaaaatgaaattaaaggAAAATATTGTTCCAGCTGGTTGGGAAAGTGATGAGTATGACGAATTTGGTGATATTATTCAATACCCATCATATCACGTAAAACCAGAAGAAGAAGACTTTCaattaacattgaaaaacGCTTGTGCAACAAATAATGTATCAGAAATCACCCGTGCTTTAAACTCTGAAACTGTTAATACTAACAGTTATTTGAATGACGGTTGGACACCTTTGATGCATGCAGCATTTAACGGATCTTTAGATGCTGTAAGATATCTTTTAGAGAATGGTGCTGATccattaataatgtatgactgtcataatgttataatgtgtGTATGTAATTGTAGTAGATTTACTAATGAATTGGACTTATTAAATTGTCTAAAGCTTTTAGCAAATTTTAGTTCTATTGACATAAATTCTAAAGATAGATTAGGATCAACAGCACTCATGTATGCATGCTCCAATGGTTGGTTGAAATTAGTAGAGTTTCTAGTCGACCATGGTGCAGATATAGAGTTGAAAGATCATCAGGCTGGAGAGACAGCTCTATTTTATGCAGTTCGTTCCAACCATGTTAATattgtagaatttttattatcaaaaggaGCTGACAGAGAAGCCACTGATAATAAATGTCAAACAGTGTATAGAAtagctgaaaataaaaacatggttgatattttaaatttattgaatatcaattataaaaatgcacaactagaagtttattatttaggaGAAGAACATCCTTACTGGGATGAAGTTATGACTGAATTAGAAAATGGTTTTAGTAaagatattaaatcatttttagaagTATTATCAATGGATATCTATGCAGACAGTCTAATTTCCAATaatgtaacttttaaaaaattacttactggaaataatgatcaatttattaatatgggaATTACTTTATCACCACATCGTAAACTTTTGGCTATTGCGCTTAAATGTTTTCATACATGGAATTGGTCTAATTATTCTTTAGATGTTAAAAAGAAAGATATGGATGCTGAAAAAATTGCCCAGACATTAGGGATAGTAGTAAGACAATTGCATATATTGGATGCTTCAATAAAGTACTTAGGAATTCATAGTTATGGTTTAGATCAACAGAAAGGTCAAGAAGCCAttaatcatttgaaaaaaatcagaGTTTtggaagataaaatatttacattattggaTCAAGAAGAAAGAATAGGTCAAGTGGATTACACAGGacgtaaaaaaagaaatcgaaatatgaaaatgaaaactgaTAAGTTGTTTGCTAGTGTAGctgttattttagtattatttcgcatattttaa
- the LOC114124150 gene encoding elongation of very long chain fatty acids protein 4-like isoform X2 — MEKRKPMNIKYIILFYNLMQIIFNSYILTYQFIRPEVASYLWSHLCHPDSTKSTIAHEIHTASWYFALSKIIDLLDTVFFVLKKKQSQISFLHVYHHVNMVITCFAQIRFIKSENAAIGTIINSFVHVVMYSYYFLTALGPSVQKHLWWKKYLTRIQIIQFIIGILYCIGLIVFNCTHSKLFILYILVDVFIFLYLFLKFYKKTYKSKGKSQ; from the exons ATGGAAAAGCGAAAACCAATGAACATCAAGTATATAATCCTATTCTACAACTTAATgcagattatatttaatagttacatTTTGACTTAC caATTTATTAGACCAGAAGTTGCTAGTTATTTATGGAGCCATTTATGTCATCCAGATTCTACTAAAAGCACTATTGCACATGAG ataCATACTGCTTCGTGGTACTTCgcattatcaaaaattatagatttattagaTACG gtgttttttgtattaaaaaaaaaacaatcgcaaatttcatttttacatgtTTATCATCATGTTAACATGGTAATAACTTGTTTTGCCCAAATCAGATTCATCAAAA GTGAAAATGCTGCAATCGGAACCATCATTAATTCATTTGTTCACGTAGTCATGTAcagttactattttttaacagCACTTGGGCCAAGCGTGCAAAAACATTTATGGTGGAAAAAATACCTAACCCGTATACAAATT ATccaatttataataggtatactttaCTGTATCGGCCTCATTGTGTTTAATTGCACTCAttccaaattatttattctgtaCATATTGGTCGACGTAttcatatttctttatttgtttttaaaattctataaaaaaacatataaatcgaAAGGCAAGAGTCAGTAA
- the LOC114124162 gene encoding ankyrin repeat, SAM and basic leucine zipper domain-containing protein 1-like isoform X2, giving the protein MKLKENIVPAGWESDEYDEFGDIIQYPSYHVKPEEEDFQLTLKNACATNNVSEITRALNSETVNTNSYLNDGWTPLMHAAFNGSLDAVRYLLENGADPLIMYDCHNVIMCVCNCSRFTNELDLLNCLKLLANFSSIDINSKDRLGSTALMYACSNGWLKLVEFLVDHGADIELKDHQAGETALFYAVRSNHVNIVEFLLSKGADREATDNKCQTVYRIAENKNMVDILNLLNINYKNAQLEVYYLGEEHPYWDEVMTELENGFSKDIKSFLEVLSMDIYADSLISNNVTFKKLLTGNNDQFINMGITLSPHRKLLAIALKCFHTWNWSNYSLDVKKKDMDAEKIAQTLGIVVRQLHILDASIKYLGIHSYGLDQQKGQEAINHLKKIRVLEDKIFTLLDQEERIGQVDYTGRKKRNRNMKMKTDKLFASVAVILVLFRIF; this is encoded by the coding sequence atgaaattaaaggAAAATATTGTTCCAGCTGGTTGGGAAAGTGATGAGTATGACGAATTTGGTGATATTATTCAATACCCATCATATCACGTAAAACCAGAAGAAGAAGACTTTCaattaacattgaaaaacGCTTGTGCAACAAATAATGTATCAGAAATCACCCGTGCTTTAAACTCTGAAACTGTTAATACTAACAGTTATTTGAATGACGGTTGGACACCTTTGATGCATGCAGCATTTAACGGATCTTTAGATGCTGTAAGATATCTTTTAGAGAATGGTGCTGATccattaataatgtatgactgtcataatgttataatgtgtGTATGTAATTGTAGTAGATTTACTAATGAATTGGACTTATTAAATTGTCTAAAGCTTTTAGCAAATTTTAGTTCTATTGACATAAATTCTAAAGATAGATTAGGATCAACAGCACTCATGTATGCATGCTCCAATGGTTGGTTGAAATTAGTAGAGTTTCTAGTCGACCATGGTGCAGATATAGAGTTGAAAGATCATCAGGCTGGAGAGACAGCTCTATTTTATGCAGTTCGTTCCAACCATGTTAATattgtagaatttttattatcaaaaggaGCTGACAGAGAAGCCACTGATAATAAATGTCAAACAGTGTATAGAAtagctgaaaataaaaacatggttgatattttaaatttattgaatatcaattataaaaatgcacaactagaagtttattatttaggaGAAGAACATCCTTACTGGGATGAAGTTATGACTGAATTAGAAAATGGTTTTAGTAaagatattaaatcatttttagaagTATTATCAATGGATATCTATGCAGACAGTCTAATTTCCAATaatgtaacttttaaaaaattacttactggaaataatgatcaatttattaatatgggaATTACTTTATCACCACATCGTAAACTTTTGGCTATTGCGCTTAAATGTTTTCATACATGGAATTGGTCTAATTATTCTTTAGATGTTAAAAAGAAAGATATGGATGCTGAAAAAATTGCCCAGACATTAGGGATAGTAGTAAGACAATTGCATATATTGGATGCTTCAATAAAGTACTTAGGAATTCATAGTTATGGTTTAGATCAACAGAAAGGTCAAGAAGCCAttaatcatttgaaaaaaatcagaGTTTtggaagataaaatatttacattattggaTCAAGAAGAAAGAATAGGTCAAGTGGATTACACAGGacgtaaaaaaagaaatcgaaatatgaaaatgaaaactgaTAAGTTGTTTGCTAGTGTAGctgttattttagtattatttcgcatattttaa